One Natrinema marinum genomic window carries:
- a CDS encoding glutamine synthetase family protein encodes MTDATDRMIEAVEDPAIDHVFIEFADVNGISRSKQLTADTFLEKWADGFTMNLVMLAQTPRNHVPEGSGLGAEIGHSDGIVHPIPETTTRLPWRENAVRVLCTFTHEGERLASSPRAALESVLAANDFGFDFYAGSELEFYLLEEGSGNEYVPATDGNHECVSWATEEVSDFYDRLAGWAGDYGIDLTALHHEHGAGQLEVLFDYGRPLEQADTTFDFKRLVKQVGRSFDQWPTFMAKPFADRPGSGYHLHVSAFDDGENAFEADTGDTLSERGRHFVGGLMEHADALTALGTPNINGFKRFEPSSFVPYTASWGYDNRMTAVRVPLGEPRLEARIASADANPYLVIAGTIAAGLDGLRRELEPPAPTDGDPTGDRPELPRSPELALRALEADDALVDLLGEDVVRMFAASKRRELQAFRDHVTDWERDQYVETI; translated from the coding sequence ATGACCGACGCGACCGATCGGATGATCGAAGCGGTCGAGGACCCCGCGATCGACCACGTCTTCATCGAGTTCGCCGATGTCAACGGCATCTCTCGTTCGAAGCAGCTCACCGCCGACACCTTCCTCGAGAAGTGGGCCGACGGGTTCACGATGAACCTCGTGATGTTGGCCCAGACGCCGCGCAATCACGTCCCGGAGGGCTCCGGACTCGGCGCGGAGATCGGACACAGCGACGGGATCGTTCACCCGATCCCGGAGACGACGACGCGGCTGCCCTGGCGCGAGAACGCCGTCCGGGTCCTGTGTACGTTCACCCACGAGGGCGAGCGGCTGGCGAGTTCGCCGCGGGCGGCCCTGGAGTCGGTGCTCGCGGCCAATGACTTCGGGTTCGACTTCTACGCCGGGAGCGAGCTCGAGTTCTACCTCCTCGAGGAGGGTTCCGGGAACGAGTATGTCCCCGCGACCGACGGCAACCACGAGTGCGTCTCGTGGGCGACCGAGGAGGTCTCCGACTTCTACGACCGACTCGCCGGGTGGGCCGGCGACTACGGCATCGACCTCACCGCGCTCCACCACGAGCACGGTGCCGGCCAGCTCGAAGTGCTATTCGACTACGGCCGACCGCTCGAACAGGCGGACACGACCTTCGACTTCAAGCGGCTCGTCAAACAGGTCGGCCGCAGCTTCGATCAGTGGCCGACGTTCATGGCCAAGCCCTTCGCCGACCGGCCGGGCAGCGGCTATCACCTCCACGTGAGCGCGTTCGACGACGGGGAGAACGCCTTCGAGGCCGACACGGGCGATACGCTCTCCGAGCGGGGCCGGCACTTCGTCGGCGGCCTGATGGAACACGCCGACGCGCTGACCGCGCTCGGCACACCGAACATTAACGGATTCAAGCGGTTCGAACCGAGTTCGTTCGTCCCCTACACCGCCTCGTGGGGGTACGACAACCGGATGACCGCGGTCCGCGTCCCGTTGGGGGAGCCGCGTCTGGAGGCGCGGATCGCCAGCGCCGACGCCAACCCCTATCTGGTCATCGCCGGGACGATCGCCGCGGGCCTCGACGGGCTCCGGCGCGAGCTGGAGCCGCCGGCGCCGACCGACGGCGACCCGACTGGGGATCGCCCGGAGCTCCCGCGCTCGCCCGAGCTCGCCCTGCGCGCGCTCGAGGCGGACGACGCGCTCGTCGATCTCCTCGGCGAGGATGTCGTGCGCATGTTCGCGGCCTCCAAGCGGCGCGAGCTGCAGGCGTTTCGGGATCACGTCACCGACTGGGAGCGCGACCAGTACGTGGAGACGATTTGA
- a CDS encoding aminotransferase class III-fold pyridoxal phosphate-dependent enzyme: protein MTDASELLDPFIVQPPTLDEQRAARIAEREFGKRGTVTELGGERDQNFRIDADDGETYVLKISSPADDVSSLELQAEALRHVSRTDPDLPVMEIVPTIEGSPWTSVDDDETYLVRMFTHVPGRTVSGTELDGEALYEYGATAARLGEALRGFFHPDADYDILWDLRHTAELRSLLDSVTDEERRALAGRILDRFEDRVEPVFDSLRAQVIHNDLTLDNVLLDERDRVSGIVDFGDLTHTALVSDLAMAIASVMYRREDPIEAAQAVIRGYVSVTPLEDEEAGLLADLVAARHLTWGVTVAWRLDEHPDKTDEHSVAGVDDGWELLRSLDELGLDTVGRRLRTAALAGNVPYSRTDTADLESRRRRVLGPSPLSYRDPVHFVGGEGVWLYDSSGRRYLDAYNNVQVVGHANPAVADAIGGQARKLATNTRYLHEAPVELADRILATMPDELDRVLFVNSGSEATDTAWRLATAATGNDGAIVSENAYHGITEATTAQSPTIWPESFRPDHVETVRPPVDELPRRTRADRDPVEDINESLETLEKRGRGTAAFVFDSLFTSDGIFPPEGGRLGSMIDRVREAGGVVVADEVQAGYGRSGSNMWGFQSAGVIPDIVTIGKPMGNGHPVAAVVTRSDIASTLYDRTGFFSTFGGNPVSCVAALAVLDEIEERDLLTHAAEVGEYLRDGLRELAVEHERIGEVRQRGLMIGVELVRDRATREPAPNEATAVVNGLRQRRVLIGSTGKEGNVLKIRPPLVFEKGHADRLLEALDDALSERSAGN from the coding sequence ATGACGGACGCGTCTGAGCTGTTAGACCCGTTTATTGTACAGCCCCCGACGTTAGACGAACAGCGGGCGGCACGGATCGCCGAACGCGAGTTCGGTAAGCGAGGGACGGTGACGGAACTCGGCGGGGAGCGAGATCAGAACTTCCGAATCGATGCCGACGACGGCGAGACGTACGTACTGAAGATCTCCAGTCCGGCCGACGACGTTTCGTCGCTCGAGCTGCAAGCCGAGGCCCTGCGGCACGTGTCTCGGACCGATCCCGACCTCCCAGTGATGGAGATCGTTCCGACCATCGAAGGCTCGCCCTGGACGTCCGTCGACGACGACGAGACGTATCTCGTGCGGATGTTTACGCACGTGCCCGGGCGAACCGTTTCGGGGACGGAACTCGACGGGGAGGCCCTGTACGAGTACGGAGCGACGGCGGCGAGACTCGGAGAGGCCCTTCGCGGCTTCTTCCACCCCGACGCGGACTACGACATACTGTGGGACCTGCGACACACCGCCGAACTTCGATCGCTACTCGACAGTGTCACCGACGAAGAGCGACGCGCTCTCGCCGGCCGCATCCTCGATCGGTTCGAAGATCGGGTCGAACCGGTTTTCGATTCGCTCCGCGCGCAAGTGATCCACAACGACCTCACGCTCGACAACGTCCTGCTGGACGAGCGCGATCGGGTCAGCGGGATCGTCGATTTCGGCGATCTCACCCATACGGCCCTCGTGAGCGACCTCGCGATGGCGATCGCGAGCGTAATGTATCGCCGCGAAGACCCGATCGAAGCGGCCCAGGCGGTGATCCGGGGTTACGTCAGCGTCACGCCGCTCGAGGACGAGGAGGCCGGCCTGCTGGCGGACCTCGTCGCGGCCCGGCACCTCACCTGGGGAGTCACGGTCGCGTGGCGGCTCGACGAACATCCCGACAAGACCGACGAACACAGCGTCGCCGGCGTCGACGACGGATGGGAACTGTTGCGATCGCTCGACGAACTGGGGTTGGACACCGTCGGTCGACGCCTGCGAACCGCCGCGCTGGCCGGTAACGTTCCGTACTCTCGAACGGACACGGCCGATTTGGAGTCTCGGCGACGCCGGGTTCTCGGACCGTCGCCCCTCTCGTACCGCGACCCCGTCCACTTCGTCGGCGGCGAAGGGGTGTGGTTGTACGATTCGTCCGGCCGTCGCTACCTCGACGCGTACAACAACGTACAGGTCGTAGGTCACGCGAACCCCGCAGTCGCGGACGCCATCGGCGGACAGGCGCGCAAACTGGCCACCAACACTCGGTACCTGCACGAGGCACCAGTCGAGTTAGCCGATCGCATTCTGGCAACGATGCCCGACGAACTGGACCGAGTCCTGTTCGTCAACTCCGGTAGCGAGGCGACCGACACCGCCTGGCGGCTGGCTACGGCGGCCACCGGAAACGACGGCGCGATCGTTTCGGAGAACGCGTATCACGGTATCACCGAGGCGACGACGGCGCAATCGCCCACGATTTGGCCCGAGAGTTTCCGCCCGGACCACGTCGAGACGGTCCGGCCGCCGGTCGACGAACTCCCCCGCCGGACGCGCGCGGATCGAGACCCGGTCGAAGATATAAACGAGTCGCTCGAGACTCTCGAGAAACGAGGGCGGGGAACTGCGGCGTTCGTGTTCGACTCGCTGTTCACCAGCGACGGAATCTTCCCTCCCGAGGGAGGCCGATTGGGATCGATGATCGATCGTGTCCGCGAGGCCGGAGGTGTCGTCGTCGCGGACGAGGTACAGGCTGGATACGGACGAAGCGGCTCGAATATGTGGGGGTTCCAGAGTGCAGGTGTCATCCCCGATATCGTCACGATAGGGAAACCGATGGGCAACGGACATCCCGTCGCGGCCGTCGTGACGCGGTCGGACATCGCGTCGACCCTGTACGACCGGACGGGCTTTTTCAGTACGTTCGGCGGGAATCCAGTGTCCTGTGTGGCTGCGCTGGCGGTGTTGGACGAGATCGAGGAGAGGGACCTGCTGACTCACGCCGCCGAGGTCGGCGAGTACCTTCGTGACGGGCTGCGGGAACTGGCCGTCGAACACGAACGCATCGGCGAGGTCCGTCAACGGGGACTGATGATCGGTGTCGAACTGGTCAGAGACCGAGCGACCCGGGAGCCGGCACCGAACGAGGCGACGGCAGTAGTCAACGGGCTCCGTCAGCGTCGGGTGCTCATCGGCTCGACCGGCAAAGAGGGTAACGTGCTGAAGATCCGCCCGCCGCTGGTGTTCGAAAAAGGACACGCGGACCGCCTCTTGGAAGCGTTAGACGACGCACTCTCGGAACGGAGCGCCGGGAACTAA